A genomic region of Seriola aureovittata isolate HTS-2021-v1 ecotype China chromosome 21, ASM2101889v1, whole genome shotgun sequence contains the following coding sequences:
- the nrbf2b gene encoding nuclear receptor-binding factor 2b gives MTVRVGQRYLSCSVNLRRIDSMEVVDSPLNLAHQQCRKADRLVAAGKYEEAISCHGKAADLLTDAMKKTECEQARLSMELQRDSHIKQQRLIQERWKREARREATKARPGAVQPSSSPALLTHTQATGQLLPHGSPGLSAAECGGVREREYDTLLYQLQTRQTGGCQPLPPPCPGSKTTKDDKTRLEEQQTTIEDLRRLVDHLMNENQRLATENERLRSENNRLRSEAAEAADFVERSELWVLPQAGGAMGTGGGQEKKSTGKGKEIAIPQLPPLEMPAQEDLCLDDLPPLELPEDIQNELQELLDRDKL, from the exons ATGACAGTCCGTGTAGGACAGAGATACCTTTCATGTAGTGTAAACCTTCGAAGAATCGACTCCATGGAGGTCGTAGACAGCCCGCTCAACCTC GCTCATCAGCAGTGCAGGAAGGCAGACCGTTTGGTAGCGGCTGGAAAGTATGAAGAGGCCATCTCCTGCCACGGAAAAGCAGCAG ATCTTTTGACAGACGCAATGAAGAAGACAGAGTGTGAGCAG GCTCGTCTGTCCATGGAGCTGCAGAGGGACAGTCATATCAAACAGCAGCGGCTGATCCAAGAGCGCTGGAAGAGAGAAGCTCGTCGTGAAGCAACGAAGGCCCGACCTGGCGCAGTGCAGCCTTCCAGCAGTCCAGCCCTCCTTACCCACACCCAGGCCACAGGCCAGCTCCTGCCCCACGGCTCCCCAGGCCTTTCGGCTGCAGAGTGTGGaggagtcagggagagagagtatGACACCTTACTCTACCAGCTTCAGACTcggcagactggaggctgccAGCCTTTGCCTCCACCGTGCCCTGGATCTAAGACCACCAAAGATGACAAAACTCGCCTGGAAGAACAACAAACGACCATCGAGGACCTGCGGCGCCTGGTCGACCACctgatgaatgaaaaccagCGCCTGGCGACTGAGAACGAGCGGCTGCGTTCGGAAAACAACCGGCTGCGCTCTGAGGCGGCGGAGGCAGCAGACTTCGTGGAGCGTTCAGAGCTCTGGGTGCTCCCGCAAGCGGGTGGTGCTATGGGAACAGGGGGGggtcaggagaagaaaagcacaGGGAAGGGGAAGGAGATTGCAATTCCCCAACTGCCCCCACTGGAGATGCCAGCTCAGGAAGACCTGTGTCTGGATGACCTTCCTCCTCTGGAGCTGCCAGAGGACATCCAGAATGAACTACAGGAGCTACTGGATAGGGATAAACTGTGA
- the LOC130162866 gene encoding NHL repeat-containing protein 3-like — protein sequence MLIKKRGHRCVIASSMASLVLLMIVLYGTIGTQQQQQGSFSLSRDYQLLGRPLYKLDLSWPRNPELFIGEVFGVALDQFAGVVYVAQRGDNVPKVLLFTTEGDFLMPWNTTTLEMPHGIFLADAASSNPTVWITDVGNGPYGHCIKQYSPSGKLLQVLGTPGKAGSGLNPLQFDQPAEIFVHSSGEMYIVDGDGGMNNRLIKLSKEQEVLWMHGEKGQGLAQFYIPHSVTVDNAQRVWVADRGNKRIQVFNSITGEWLGTWGSCFTEDAPYSVRLTPDKKYFVVVQLNTNQISLLDAPPVGLIGQCRVVSVIQLADDVKPHLVDLDLKTGALYVAEIGAQQAQKFTPFSLRGGFL from the exons ATGTTGATTAAAAAGAGAGGCCATAGGTGTGTGATAGCTTCCAGCATGGCCTCATTAGTCTTGCTCATGATAGTGCTGTACGGAACCATCGgcacccagcagcagcagcaaggcaGCTTCAGCCTCTCACGTGACTACCAGCTGCTGGGGAGACCCCTGTACAAACTGGACCTGAGCTGGCCGCGGAACCCAGAGCTCTTCATCGGGGAGGTGTTTGGAGTGGCTCTCGACCAGTTCGCTGGTGTGGTGTATGTGGCCCAGAGAG GAGACAATGTGCCCAAGGTGCTGTTGTTCACCACAGAAGGAGATTTCCTCATGCCGTGGAACACAACCACACTAGAGATGCCTCATGGGATATTTTTAGCAGATGCAGCCTCATCAAACCCAACTGTGTGGATCACTGACGTGGGGAATGGCCCGTACGGCCACTGCATCAAACAGTACTCGCCATCTGGGAAGCTCCTTCAG GTGCTTGGTACACCAGGGAAGGCGGGCTCTGGGTTGAACCCTTTGCAGTTCGACCAACCAGCTGAGATCTTCGTCCACAGCTCTGGGGAAATGTACATCGTGGACGGTGATGGTGGAATGAACAACCGCCTCATCAAGCTGTCTAAAGAGCAGGAAGTGCTGTGGATGCACGGAGAGAAAGGACAGGGCCTGGCTCAGTTCTACATCCCCCACAGCGTGACTGTTGACAATGCCCAAAGGGTGTGGGTGGCCGACAGGGGCAACAAGAGGATCCAGGTCTTTAACTCCATCACTGGGGAATGGCTAGGCACATGGGGGAGCTGCTTCACAGAGGACGCCCCCTACTCAGTACGCCTGACCCCCGACAAGAAGTACTTTGTTGTTGTCCAGCTCAACACCAATCAGATTTCGCTACTGGATGCACCACCTGTGGGTTTAATTGGCCAGTGCAGAGTGGTGAGTGTGATCCAGTTGGCTGATGATGTGAAGCCCCACCTGGTAGACC